The following proteins come from a genomic window of Proteinivorax hydrogeniformans:
- a CDS encoding DUF5683 domain-containing protein has translation MIKQKEFPDTSPSLAFMMSLFLPTSGQFYNKQYFKGIIAIAVLLLAINYNHNSWLIYIIYLTLALDSFLTSRRFRTLNKEILFVYISEKDRK, from the coding sequence ATGATAAAACAAAAAGAGTTTCCCGATACCTCTCCAAGCCTTGCCTTTATGATGTCTTTATTTTTGCCAACTTCAGGACAATTTTACAACAAACAATATTTTAAGGGAATAATAGCTATAGCGGTTCTTTTGTTAGCAATCAATTATAATCACAACTCATGGTTAATATATATAATATATTTGACGTTGGCTTTAGATTCTTTTTTAACTTCTAGGCGCTTTAGAACCCTTAATAAAGAAATTTTGTTTGTATATATAAGCGAAAAAGATAGGAAATAA
- a CDS encoding PLD nuclease N-terminal domain-containing protein, with the protein MELIFLGVVTLAVVGTIFWIWALIDIAKTPADDFRYENDKLVWLLIVIFASSLGALIYLFVGRKQRKFLY; encoded by the coding sequence TTGGAGCTTATTTTTTTAGGAGTTGTAACCCTAGCAGTGGTGGGTACTATTTTTTGGATATGGGCCTTAATAGACATCGCTAAAACCCCCGCAGACGACTTTAGATACGAAAATGACAAACTAGTATGGCTTTTGATTGTGATTTTCGCATCATCTCTCGGCGCATTAATTTACCTTTTTGTTGGCAGAAAGCAACGTAAGTTTTTATATTAA
- a CDS encoding CdaR family protein, with amino-acid sequence MFKKYSRNMGIRGISILLALVLWLFVIGQIDAGTPPEYTRTIPSMPLEMVGTQPEFNYSLYPSSVDVVIEGSQQIIGEQDALSPELTVEVANLSPGVHNIEVSSRIAGGNIRSISPRWVTVVVEEVITHQMDISVKSDGESPLGELEELELEVTDVTIEGPMNNVERVTEVVALVDLSQIQQSQIVDVPLRALNIYGERVQGVSLSPSSVAVNVTLDSTLQQSQQDIEVENPPEDYEYEISPSRVVVQSVDEENLEDITAFVDLQDLDPGEHKLEVQISSPNDIDIDELIIQPENIKATIID; translated from the coding sequence ATGTTTAAAAAGTACAGCAGGAATATGGGGATAAGAGGTATTTCCATACTTTTGGCGTTAGTGCTTTGGCTGTTTGTGATTGGACAAATTGATGCAGGCACACCTCCAGAATACACCCGAACCATACCAAGTATGCCATTGGAAATGGTAGGAACTCAGCCTGAGTTTAACTATAGTTTGTATCCTTCTTCAGTAGATGTTGTAATTGAGGGAAGTCAGCAAATTATCGGAGAACAAGATGCATTAAGTCCCGAGCTTACCGTAGAGGTTGCCAACTTAAGCCCAGGTGTGCATAACATAGAAGTTAGCTCTAGGATAGCGGGAGGTAACATCAGGTCCATTTCTCCACGTTGGGTAACCGTTGTAGTGGAGGAAGTAATCACCCATCAAATGGATATTTCTGTAAAATCTGATGGTGAGTCACCTTTAGGTGAGCTAGAGGAGCTTGAGCTAGAAGTTACTGACGTTACCATAGAAGGGCCAATGAATAATGTGGAAAGAGTAACTGAAGTAGTAGCATTAGTCGACCTATCCCAAATTCAGCAAAGCCAAATTGTAGATGTGCCACTTCGGGCATTAAACATATACGGTGAAAGGGTTCAAGGAGTGTCACTATCACCGTCAAGTGTAGCAGTAAATGTCACTTTAGATTCGACATTACAACAATCTCAGCAAGATATAGAAGTTGAAAATCCACCAGAGGATTACGAATATGAAATTAGCCCTTCAAGGGTTGTTGTACAGTCAGTTGATGAAGAAAACCTAGAAGACATTACTGCTTTTGTAGATTTGCAAGACTTAGATCCAGGAGAACATAAGCTAGAGGTGCAAATTAGCTCGCCTAACGACATAGACATAGATGAGCTAATTATTCAGCCTGAAAATATAAAGGCAACTATAATTGATTAA
- the cdaA gene encoding diadenylate cyclase CdaA: MWQYITTVFQQFRVWDIVDIAIVAFAIYKLTMLIRGTRAVQLIKGLAVLLIATLLSDWLGLNTINFLLNQVLTVGFVALPIIFYPELRRALEQLGRGKFFKTSYIQPEQLEGAIDEVVESVLYMAKRKRGALIVWEQETGLTEHAESGIEIDAKATAQLLNNIFYDKAPLHDGAVIIRGDRIVAASCYLPLSDNSKISAELGTRHRAGLGISEQSDSIVIIVSEETGAISLAKNGKLTRYLDEKTISEMLNSQLQKNNQKQTNIFPWR; this comes from the coding sequence ATGTGGCAATATATAACGACAGTCTTTCAACAGTTTAGAGTCTGGGATATAGTAGATATAGCTATAGTAGCCTTTGCCATATATAAGCTTACTATGCTTATCCGAGGTACTAGAGCAGTGCAGCTAATTAAAGGGCTAGCTGTTCTATTGATTGCTACGTTACTAAGTGACTGGCTAGGGCTAAATACCATTAACTTTTTGTTAAACCAAGTGCTAACCGTAGGCTTTGTTGCCTTGCCAATAATTTTCTATCCAGAGCTTAGAAGAGCTCTAGAACAGCTAGGCAGGGGCAAGTTTTTCAAAACAAGTTACATACAACCCGAACAGCTAGAAGGTGCTATAGATGAGGTGGTAGAGTCAGTGCTATATATGGCAAAAAGAAAAAGAGGTGCACTGATAGTCTGGGAACAAGAAACAGGCCTAACCGAGCATGCAGAATCAGGCATCGAAATCGATGCCAAAGCTACAGCCCAGTTACTTAATAATATCTTCTATGATAAAGCCCCGTTACATGATGGGGCAGTAATAATAAGGGGAGATAGGATAGTTGCAGCTAGCTGTTACCTACCCTTAAGTGATAACTCAAAAATAAGCGCAGAACTAGGCACAAGGCATAGGGCCGGACTTGGAATATCTGAACAAAGTGACTCTATAGTTATAATCGTTTCTGAAGAAACGGGTGCTATTTCATTAGCCAAAAATGGAAAACTAACCCGTTACCTTGATGAAAAAACTATAAGCGAAATGTTAAATTCACAGCTACAGAAAAATAATCAAAAACAAACTAATATCTTCCCTTGGAGGTAG